In one window of Synechococcus sp. M16CYN DNA:
- a CDS encoding thylakoid membrane photosystem I accumulation factor, with protein MTSLLCLLLSTFAALLLGVSPAGAVLNSDSYDGNIYALYAGNGSLVPSVNTLDDAMEAGRTAVIVYYLDDSAVSKRFAPVVSELQRLWGRGIDLIPLTTDRLQGRATTGVSDPLTYWHGLIPQVVVIRPDGQVVFDREGQVPLAAINEAISSATGLPAPNLGEINQEGSFNEVNIEVTAH; from the coding sequence ATGACCTCTCTGCTTTGCTTACTGCTCAGTACGTTTGCAGCGCTGTTATTAGGGGTTTCCCCTGCTGGTGCAGTTCTTAACAGCGATAGCTATGATGGCAATATCTATGCCCTTTATGCGGGTAATGGCTCGCTCGTGCCGTCAGTGAATACGCTGGATGATGCAATGGAAGCTGGCCGCACGGCTGTAATTGTTTATTATCTGGACGATAGCGCCGTCAGCAAGCGCTTTGCGCCTGTGGTATCTGAACTTCAGCGTCTTTGGGGGCGTGGCATTGACCTAATTCCACTTACTACCGATAGGTTGCAGGGGCGAGCGACAACTGGTGTTTCCGATCCACTGACATACTGGCATGGATTGATCCCCCAGGTGGTAGTCATCAGGCCGGATGGCCAGGTTGTTTTTGATCGTGAAGGCCAAGTGCCACTCGCTGCGATTAATGAGGCCATTAGTTCCGCCACTGGGCTTCCAGCCCCTAACCTGGGTGAGATCAACCAAGAAGGCAGCTTCAACGAAGTCAACATTGAGGTGACGGCACACTGA